In Oscarella lobularis chromosome 5, ooOscLobu1.1, whole genome shotgun sequence, the genomic window CTAGCACTAAATGCGTTAGTATAGAGAATTGAGCACTTTAATTAACCATGCAATAGAGGATCAATTAATCCTGTATACCTTGCAGCTACACTTTTTGAAACACTATTTGAATGCATAGTACGGTTGCGAGAATGCACTCAGGTACTAGTACGTGTGTGTGAAATAATCTCTTGCACTGTAGTACCTATTCTTGGTCGACCCAATATGGGATACATTCCTGGATGACCGTCAAACTTTGGCACAACAACACTGTACAGAAAGTCCAGGTAGCTGTTACCCTTCACCAAAAGGTCATACGGATCACTGCTGGATACCGTTATCGTCCATCTTCCGCTAGCCGGGTTCGGAACTCGGCTGATAGCCGTGTTCAATAGCCGTGTTCAATAGCTGGAAATTCGATCTGTTTAAAACGGCAATTTCACCGTTTGGTTCAATAAGAGTCAGAGTTGGATTTTCGCCACTGACCGAAACGGTCAAATGTTCTATTGTGTTGTCCACGTATGCAGTAACGTTGTATCCGGCTGCGTTGGTAGGAAGTGCCGATTCATACGCTAGCAGGGTGACGTCAGACGTTTCTGTGTAAGTTGATGTAATTTCCAAGATGTTTCCCACTTGGGCTTTGGCTTCAGACAGAACCTGCCCGCCGGACACTTCGGCCAACTTACTGTAAACCGAGCTCTGACTGACGGCATctctctttcgacgacgtcgccatcTTGATGATGGACTAGttacaataaaaaaaaccTTGATTCTTTTCGCCAAGATAAGAGCTAGCGCTTCGGAGTAGCGATCGTAATCTTTTGCACTCGCGTCCGTGAAGAGGTAGACAGTTGATCCAGGTCTACTGTTTTGCAGAGCTAGGATGAGTCCACTGATTGCCTTTTCAGGAGCATCGCCACCGCCGGATACGGACGATATAAGAGACCAAACGATGCTTTTAAATTGATCCAGATCAGCAGTCTGATAAACAGGACCAAAGCCTACGAATAATTTAATAAAAAACTTATTTTTAACCTTTTACGCCTGCTGAAGGTACCTGGATCATTGAAAGGAGCTAAAACAAATTCACTTGGTTGAACTGAGCGCGAGTCCACAATTCGTCCCACGGCATCATACACTTGCTGAATGTCGTCACTCATACTTCCGGTAGTGTCAATAGCAAAGCTCAGGGAAGCGCCGTAATCAAGTCCAAGAAATGACAGAAAGTCGTCATCTCCTACTTCCATCCAAAGGTCTCTCAACAGATTGACTGTGGCATCCGTGGCCACTGCAGCAGCTTGTTTATGCAAATAATTATGAGGCGAAAACAGACCGTTCGTAGCATCCTTATTTATACCCCCGTTAGCCTGCTTGAATGCAGTGGTGTCACCCAGTCCACCATGACTGCATTTGCCCTTTCCGCCCGTCCCTCCTCCATCAAGACTTGTGTGCAATGGCTTAGGAATATTCTGGCCAACATAATACCCACTAGTAATCATGTCCGGATTGTTAGGATCGACAACCAAATTATTCTTGCAACTTCGAAGATAGCTAAAGATTCCGCTGTGACAGTTGACACACGTAGGGAATTTCGGAGGAGCAATATTAGATGGTCGCCTGTTTGTTTTTCCCAAATCATTATTCGGGCTAGCGTGGCCGAGCTCAATCCAATTAGAATGACTGTAAAAGTCTTGCTAACCGTGAAGTAGCTTACCAATCGACGTGCGAGCCTCATCGTATTTTTCGGCTCGGATGTCTCCAACAGCTGTACGAAACAGACGCAAAAGTCGTTCGTTTCCGTCGAGAATATATTCTGCGTCGAAATGAGCTTCCGTTACCGGTTTTTCATAGCTGtcgacgttcgcgttcgcggTGGCAATCGCTTCGATAGCGCGCAcgaagtcgttcgacgacgccgaagctCCAAACGCCTCGCGAAAAATTTCGCTCGGATTCGTGCCGCTGATGGGTTGTGCGAGATGACCGGTGCTACGAAGAAGTTGCTTGGCGACGATGGCAATTGCGTCTCTCGTCATGGCTTTGTGAGTAATTGAAGTGTCAATTAGAAAAAGGCTGAGGGCGCTGCTGCCCGCATTGAGCCAACCGTTGGGAATGAATCCGTGCGTTGAAACGACGAGTAGAACGCCGATCAGAAAGGGAGTTCGATGCGAGACTTCCACTTCCATTTTCCGCTTTCAAATGCTCACGTGGGAAAATCGAGCGCGGTAGATATAACCGCCTCCAATTTACGTACGGCTGCGTGCGACATCGACTAGCGACCTGATAAAGAATGTACTGAAATGTTATTCTAGACCACAACGCGattgacgaaaacgtcgccacTCTCTGAATGCCTAGCGCTTTGTCCACAGCTAGTCCTGCATGAAGACTCACTGCTCCATGGGGCCGAGAAGATTTAAAAACGACGCAGTCAGTACAACGACGCTTGAGGCGTTAGTGTAGTCGACGCAGCAAAGACGGAAAGTCGGCTCAGTTCGAGCCCCCAGATTACAACTTCCCTATCCCGAACGGATAAATTCTTTGTGCCAAAGTGTTGAGTTAGAGAATGTATGAAATAGTAGGAATCCTGACCTAGCACACCGTAGGCGTTGTGAGCGATGTGCAGTACTGCGCGATCTCGCGATCGGCTTCGATCGCCAAACGAATTGAACACGGTGCACTCGCATGACTTCAGTTCCTCGCGTACGTAAGTGCTAAGACCCGAAGGAAGGAGACATAATTTGTTATCCTAGCGTCTTccggtgatgacgtcaaaaattcgCTAAATTTTCGATTGTTCGTTTGGTCGACGCTCGGTCCACGTGCGacgcttttccttttcgacggcgccgtcgaatatgacgacgaaagcgacgaacgaaagTCATGCACCGCGTCGGACGAGCCACGTACACTCGCCGCCGGCACGTCCAATCGAGGTCAACGACGAGTAGACCTCGCGGCAGAGAAGTCAGCATCTCTCTTCCGACGACTTCGCCACTAGATGATGGACTAGTGGCAGCGACAAAAATCTTTTTGTGCTTGTAGGCTATTTATCCGGGGATTTACACCAAAGATGAAGTTTGTCCTcactcttttcttcttcttcgcttggGCTCGCGCGCAGCATCCCGGTCACGGCAAACCCCTCGGCTTCCATCGTCCGTCGAGCGGTCATATCGACGTGTACGAAGAAGGCACGATGCCGTCACCGCTTGAATTCTGGACGAAATACGCGTCGAAAGGCGAGCCGGTGCTCTTTCGCGGCGCCGCCAATCGTTCGCTGGCGCGTCATCGATGGACGGACGAGTACGTTCGCGAGCACTTCGGCGACCTCGAAGTAAAAATGGAAGGAAAGGTGGAAAAAGGCGGCGACCTACCGGTCAGCGAACTCGGAGCCGGACGCATGGCTATACGGGAATTTCTCAATCGTTACGAAACCGACAACGTCTACGTCGTGTCGCAACTTCCGGAACCGATGTACGGCGACGTGTCCGTCTTGCCGTGTCTCACGTGCGgcgcgtttcgacgacgtctccttgAAGTCGATCTCTGGTTCAGCTCCGGCGGCACGAAGAGCCTGCTCCATCGCGACGCTGACAACGCCATCAATTGTCTCTTGGCCGGTCGAAAGGATTGGATTCTTATCGATCGCAAGTACACGCATCTCGTGCCGCTCGCCACCGAACCGGACGGGGCCTTTGGCGCCTtcgctcttctcgacgtcgatcgcgtcaACTTGAAAAAGTATCCGCAGCTCGTCGGGTTGCCATGGCGACACGCGAACGTGACCGCCGGCGACTGTCTCTATTTGCCGTACAGCTATTTGCATCAGGTGCGCTCGTACGAGCGAAATATCGCCGTCAGCGTTCTGTTTGCTCGGCTCGAGGAGTTTGACGAGGGCGGTTGCGAgcgtcacggcgacgacgattacgtTCCGTTGGATCAATTGCACGTGACGTGGTCATATTCTGGTCACGGGCAAATGTCGATGGGAAACGCGGATCCCGAGCACGTGCGCTTGGCGTTGAGGACTTTTTTGGATGAGAACGGCGTTTTGTCGAGGGATGCTCTTCATCGTGGTCTTGTCGAAAACAAGGAGTTGACTGACGACGAAGCTGAGGATGCTGTTGACGAGATGTTTAGTTTGTTTGGTAGAGACGGCGGTATTGTCATTGACCAAGAAGTCATTGCCGGGTTGAATGAAGCcgatttgaaattgattgcAAATTTGACAACGATGGATGACCAGGATGAGGCGAACACATACGAATACGAACACGTCTTGTTTGAGAGAGAATCTGTCAAATTGTTTGTTGAGGATATGTTGAGCAGCCCTGATGAcaaggtgacgtcagaagctTTCGTTGACAAATGGGTGAATGATTTCGGTGGATCGGCTACTATGGGCTTCAAGCTGTTTAGCGCGATTGATTTGGCGGCGAAAGGCTACATCACTAGTTATGATTTGTCCGAGGCTGGCGAGAAGCCATATGAGGCGTTCAGACCGAAAAAGGTGGATAAGGGAAACGTTGAATATCATGAAGAAATGAAGGAAGTCGAGACCGTGTTTGGTGAAAAGACCAATGACGTAGACACATCAGCTGCTGTTCACGAAGAATTGTAGGAACTGAAAACTTTGCTAGTTAGCTAACTGGCATCTGACTTCAAAGTTTGAATTACACAATGTCTTTTTGTAGTAGGCTGAAAGCAAACATTTTGCATTTAGAAAATACGTGTATTTTTTGATGTGAGATCGCGACCCCTGTTTCCAATCCAATCTAAAGTGATAATCTTGAATGTTTTCCCTatatagagaaagaaatcaacTGAGTTGGAGTGAAAGATTAGATAGACGGAAGAGAATTTTCGCGACACtagaaataaatcaataaatcaataaatatgATGTCGACACGGAATTCTACGCGAACTGCGCAAGCTAGCGTGTAGCTTAGCGCAGGTACGCGCAGCGATGAACGCGGAAGGAAGAGACGACCAATTGACGGGTTAGTTCGCTTAGTTCGGCTTTTGAGTCATTCATCGAGAGTGTTTTAGTGCTCACCAGTGCACAACAACAGTCGGCAATAGCAGCAAATCAGTTGGAAGCAAAATACGCGGAGCTCCTCTCGACGATTCACGTGATGGGAAAAGAAGTGAAACCGAGCTATGCGGGAAGCAAGTCGTCGGTCGAAAAGCTGAAGCGAGGCAAGAAAGCGAACGTagaaagcgacgagcaaGTTGATATCAACTAGGATTTTATCTTTCCCAGAAATTACGGTGGCTCGATCCTTGGTCAAAGATTGCATATCTTTGGTTGACGTAGCTGCTGCGTCAAAACGTCTCTGAAAGAACATCGTTTATTCATGCATGTAGTCTAATCTAATCTAATCCACTATCAATAGGTTAATATAGTTACTTCTTTGTTGTTCACTGAATTCCGTTCATTTCTTTCAAAATTGCAGCCAGTTTCGGGCACGTTCGTATGACATCGAGAGATGCCAACAAAATCTGATCAAACATGCACGGTGTCATTGACTTTGATAGTAGCAAAGGACTTACATGACGAATGCGATCAATAAAATCGTCCATTTCTTTGACCTCCTTTTCAGCCTTAGCCAAATTCCTTTTGAGAACTTTtatctgcaaaaaaacaacaacatTAGCATACAGTTTTCAAGAGTGCCTCAAAGTCTGtgcttttgccttttcctcgGCTTTGTCCCTGTAGTGCTGACTGACTGCAGAGAGTTCAGCCAATTGCTTCTTGTAATaatccttcttttctttcattttcctTGTTTCACTTGCTCCCGTGCCATTCTGAGAGAATCAAAGAGAAATAAGAGCGAAAGAACCAACGCGATTACCAAAAAGAGTTCCGTTAATTCCTTGTAGCGAGCTTCTGTTCGCTCGAGGATCATTCCCGTCtcgttcaacttttcgaACGTCCGTTCGAGTTCccgcttcgattttgtcAATTCCTTTTGAGCCTCGTACCttaaacagaaaacattagcgactttttaattaaaaaccaaAATACGTTCTGTCTACTTTTCGCTGATCTCTCTTTCTAGTTTTTCCTTCAACTCCTTTCCAGAAGCCAAATCACGCACATCTTCCAAATAATCTTCCATCTCTTGCATTTTCTCAAGCAAGTGATCGACGCTCACAAAAACCCTCTCGCCCCATTTTTCAGCCCCTGTGACCAGCTGTCCGGCCAGGACACGATCCACTAAACTTCCTCGCACAAGCAAGCTCTGCCGCTTTAGTGCAACAGCCTGCAAAAGTAACAATGTGAGTATAACTATTAATACTGTAAAACTAATATTATTTACCTGGTTTCCTTTGTCCATGCCACCCTCAACTGCAAGCCAATTGATGGTGTGACGCGTGGCAGTCCACAGCTGTTTAAAGCTTTTGGCAATGGCAATCAAATCAGCATCACGCGTCATTTGAAGGGCGTTCAGGTCCTCAGTAGCCATCATCCTTTCATTATCAATAAAACATCTCGTTTCCTGCATATCTTTCATATTGTactgaaagaaagaaacaatGAGCTCAGATACATAAAAAAGTAGAATGTACTGTGAGTTGTTCaattttctccgccgccgtcttcaaTTCAATCTCCAGCTGGCTAATGTTTTGACCAAGTTGCTTGCTCTCCTTTTGAGCTTCGTCTCTCCTAGAATACATCAATAGACAATGCCTGATATGGTACAATCAAATTGAATTTATACTCGGCTTTGGTTTTATCTAGTTCCATATCAGCCACTTGAAGAAGGGCGTCCCCTATGCAGCGTCGCACCATCCCATCACACAACGATTCTTCTAAATGACGATTGATCTGCTGCAGTGAAGCAACTTTTCCTTCAGCCACGTTCAAGTCTACAGTATCACATATGTcagcaaataaaaataaaggcTTTTGCCGCTTATTAGTTGTACCTTGACTAGCAATTGTAAGCTGCGACTTCAAGTCTccagttttctttctctcgctgGCCAAATCCTGTTTCAATGCCCCTTTTGCTGAAACAAGCTACACAAAATATTAtccaaaattaaaatttcatTAAAAGAGGCCTCACGTACAGTTTCCACTGAATAAGTCAATTTGTCCATCTCTTCTTCAAGCACCGCCTTTGTTAGACAACTTACAAACTCTCCGGAAAGCAAAACATTTCAAACTGACCTGAAGTTGTTGTGCTTCTTCCCAGCTAGATACAAATTTCTTGTATGAGGCATTTTCCGACTCCAGAATTTCAGCCTTCTTCACCGCTCGAAAATACAGATCTTTATAATTTGTCCACGTTTGCATGTCATCAAAATGATGCCCCAGCTAGCAAAAAAAGAGCCTAACACATacacaaataaaaaaattttactGACTTTCTCCAATTCGTTTTCCAGAGTAACAATTTTTTCCTCTGCCTCCGCTAATTTTTCTTGATATTGACGAGCCTTATACTCCCAGTCGGGCAACGGATCCGTCTCCACGGCAACGGAAGACATCTGCACCAGATCTGTCGCTACAGAGACAGAATTCAAAGTAACTGGAGTCATGGCCACGCCAACGTCCACAGATAGCATTTTCGTGGAGTCGGCCTGCGCGGACGACACAGTGAGAAAAGACTCATCGGTCACGggttcgttgtcgtcgaacgaaagcCTTTTAGCGGGAAATTTGTCCTCGTCCAAAAGCGAGGAAATGCTCGTTTGCAAACTGTGACAGAATCGCTTGATTTCACTTGGACGAGTCTCGGGCGCCGTCAGCTGCGAAGCGGGTGTAGATGGCGGAGCCTGATTTCCATGCTGAGGCGTTgcgggaagagagaaagaaggcaGTGAAAGCGAGACGTCGTGAGAAGTTGGTGCAGCGATTTGTATCGCCGCagagagaaaaggcgagCTCGAGTCATTTGCCGTTTTGAAAGGAGACGGCGGTGATAGAATGATAGTAGACCTAATAGATCCCGCTTTTAATTTAACGCAGCCATCAAATTTCTCCGTTactttgacggcgtttcctCAAAAGTAGCCGGAAATGGAAGTGGCGATGTCCAAGACTTCGGCAAATCTACTTTGGAAAGAttacgtcaaaaaatcgttACAAATTCTAATTTATTCCACCTGTGGGTCTTTGTTTCGACGCGGTGCTCCTGTTAATGCAATCCTGAAAAAAGTGAACAAAACTTCCAAAAGTTTGATCTTCCACTTTTCCGGATTTTTTTGAGCCAGGTGCAGGAGTGTTGCAGTGAAAAGACATCTCAGGAAAAATCTCTTCCAGCTGAGAAAGCACGCTTTGCAGAACCTGCTTTTGAGAAGCATATTCCTCGCCAAAACTCTAATAAGAAGAATGTAATTGCATATATTATATTATTGAATTTGAACTTTACGTACTTTTGCATTCGTCGCCCGAAAacgctcgttttcttctagcGTGGCTTTGTAGCGCTCTTCGAGATTTTCGTATTTTTTCTGAAGCGCTTGCCACTTGAGGGGCGAGGACTTGGAGgcgatcggcgtcgaacaGCGACCCAAAGCGTTTGCGCGCGGCGTAAAAGGCGTTCGAATCAACTTTGGCGACACGGCAAAAGTCacgctcttcctcttctttttctttttcgcgctCATCGAAGGAGTGCGAAATGCGTCGAGCTGCAGAGACGACATTAGACACGCATTGACAACAACTAGACAGGGTTAGCACATTCTCTTGATTGGCAAATATGAGGGGAGCTTCCATGAATAACGACTGCTTGACGAAGCAACTGAACACGTCGAAACAAGCAAGCAGTTTAAATTTTGTGCGCACGCgcaacgttttcttttcgagaACCCGGACGCACAGGCAGTCTATCCCGGATGCGATATGAAACCGCTTGGTCGCGTCTCGTCCTTGTTCGTTCCGCGAGCCTCTCGAGCCGATCCCAGCCAAATCGAGCAACTCGAACAATTTCTATCcgagcgtcgacggcttGTAGCCATAACGGGAGCGGGCGTGAGTACGGAATCCGGCATTCCAGACTACCGATCCGAAGGTGTCGGTCTGTACGCGAGAACGACTCGACGACCAATGACCTACCAGGAATTCATGAGCTCTCCCGAAAAACGTCAGAAGTACTGGGCGCGCAACTACGTGGGCCACGACAACTTCACGTCCGTTCGACCGAACCAAACTCATCGAtttttcgccgatttcgagcgacgacgcgcgggTCCACTCCATTGGCTCGTTACGCAGAACGTCGACAATCTTCATCTCGCCGCCGGCTCGCGACGTCTCACCGAACTCCATGGCAACGCGCATCGTGTCGTCTGCGTTCGATGcaagacgatttcgtcgcgaaaagtTCTCCAGGCGAGACTGACTGAGTCGAATCCGGGATTTCTCTCGGAGGCGATCGTCGATGTTGCGcccgacggcgacgctgtcgtcgatgatgacgtcacaaaacgATTCGTTGTTCCGGCGTGTTTGACGTGCGGTGGCGATTTGAAACCGGACGTCGTATTCTTCGGTGACAACGTATCAAAACATAAAGTTGAGTTTGTCTACAAAAAGACCGATGAATGTGATGGCTTGTTCGTCGTCGGGTCTTCTTTGGAGGTCTACTCGGCGTTTCGATTTGTTAGGGCAGCAGCTAGGCTCGGAAAACCCATTGCAATCCTAAATATTGGTAAAACGAGAGGGGATCGCATGGCGCAATTAAAGGTTGAGGGCGTCTGTAGTGAAATATTATCTCTAATAAAGATGTAATTCTTAGTACTGCTCCTTTGATCAGAGTGTCTGCCGAATTTTGTAAATTTCAACTACatgatttttttgacaaGACTTACATCTACAAACAAACATCATGTCTCATGCAGTCCATTTGCTTGGATTAATTaagaggagaaaatgaaGCCGGTAGCAACACTTTTGACTTCATTGACTCTACAAGTGGTactgaaagacaaaagaatgGACGCTGTagtctctttctttctctatcaACTCAAAATGTTATCTAACCTGTGTGAGCCCACACATCTTCCCATCCAGGTCGCATCCAGGCATTTTCGCGTATTTCTTTTCGCCGTGTCAAATTTTCATACGCTGATCAACGTAAAGGTTATTGATTCTGTTGGAATGAGAAGCAAGGTCACTTACCCCACATGTGATGGACTTGATACAATTTTCCAATCTGTGAAAACCAGCCGCCGACTGCCTCCTTCTCCTCACTTCGAAATTTTATACCCCGCTGCCTGAGAAACAACGTTTCTAGTCGTTGCAACATTTGCTACAGCTGCACTACCATTCATTGCCCCAAGATAGCAAAGTGCCTGGCTAAAGACAGAGAAAATCAGCCACTGCATTCCTGCGTGTACGCATACAACCTTCAAGCTATAGCTTCTTAATTCGTAAATTCCGCCCGGTTTGCGCGGTTGAGGCTTTCCCCAGAAGGAGAACTCCATCAGCATCTGGCTCTTTCGCGAACGCAGTAATGACCGAAGATGCATTACGTAGTCACGCCATTCCTGCAAGACAGATGAAAACTCGTATGGTAGGTTCTAATTTTAGCTAACGCGATCGTGATGGAGTTTGTTGTGGGTGAAGGTCACGTCATCCCAGCCATTCTCATAAAACCAGATATGCACTAAAGCACGAAGGCAGTAAGAATTGAGGTAACTGGTACAAAACAGAACAAACCTGCTTGGTCCTGAGGGCCAATAATAGTGTACCAGCTACCGAGAAGTTGCACGGGCAAACTTGCCTCATCGTGCACTTTGGGAAGGGTCTCCTCCCTACACAAAATCTCACTGActtcgtttctctctctcgctcgGCACTGACTTACGCTATTTTCATGTATTCGTCGAGTTTATCAGGTCGTATGTTGtgaactaaaaaaaaaagaaatctttAGTAGGGCGTACGTGGTCTCAACCAAGTCAAAGATTATTAGTTCCTAATAAGCTCGACTCATAACGGTCAGTGTCCACTGTCCAGGACTAACATGCAATTGTACGTTTCTTTTAgtcagcggcgacgacatattttcagcaattttttttgcttgttttaattaaacgagaTTGAACGCCGTTTCACGTCCAACCTGGCTCTTAGCTATCGAACCTTGCATTTCGTAAATGTGCCGTTGACTCGTCAAGAGCTTGGCGTGAGAGTCGCCTGGCGGGTTGTAGCGCTCGAAGCGCTTTGCCAAGCGATGCAGAAAAGTGTCCTCGTTCTTTTCCGTCGTGTAGAAACGCGACGAGAGAGGGCGAACCGGTCGAAACAGCTTTCGCGTTGACGCCATGATGTCGAACCGGGACACTCGCATTCTACGGGCAACTAGCAAGAAAATATGGACGAGGAGCCGATGGAAACAGAGACTAGCAACCCTCCAACAAGCCATCCAAGTACGTTGTAGTGGCATTATCAATTTACTACGTTTTATTTTCAGGATGCCAGGACCACGAAGAAGACAAGGAGCGTTTCGAAGTCGAACTCGAGTTTGTTCAATGCCTAGCCAATCCTTTCTACCTCAATTGTAAGTTtagattttgaatttttgcacCTACTGTTCTAATGCTGCATTTAGTTTTGGCGCAGCACGGCTACTTCAAAGACAAGGCGTTCGTCAATTACCTCAAATATTTACTCTATTGGAAACAGCCACAATATGCGCGATACGTCAGGCTAGTAGTCGCATAAAAAGAAAGACCTATTGACAATGAATGTGTACTGCTGGCGCAGGTATCCTCACTGTCTTCATTTGTTGGACCTGCTTCAATACGAAGCCTTTCGAAAGGAACTCGTCAACGTTGGCTGTGCCAAATTTATCGACGATCAGATTCTTCTCCAGTGGCAATACAACGCACATaagaaaattgaaagccaACAAAAGGCTCCACCATTCAAGAGAGGTACTTACCATGTATACATACCTATTACAGCCAAAGGCAAAAGACGCGCTAAGATTCAATATCTTTGCTTTACCTCACCACACGGCTCTGTCTAGACAATTGATTTACATATCTCTTTCTTCTATGCAGTCCTAAAGGGCGAATCGGCGGCGGGGACAGCAGAAAAACAGCAGATGCAACCGCCTCATACGTTAtgatttcgtcgagaatcAACGCGTAGACATAAACAATTTTATTTATGCCACCACTACGTAAATGAAAGACGCAAGCTCGGTCTTATGCTCGTCTTGTACGtctaaaaacaataaaagACCGGGTCTAAGATTCGTAGCCGCTCGTAAGACAGAAAGATGTCTTACCTTCTAATCATGCAGCCGGCGGACGCGGCGTCATCTTAGCCGCCTTGCTTCTCGTTCCGATTCGAGAAGCGTGAGGATGTCGCCTTCGCGAACGGGGCCCCGAACGTTTCTGatgatcgatcgattcgagtCGTCCAAGAACTCGACACGAACCTTCGTGAGATCATCTGGGGAACGTCTTTCAACCTTACATTAGGGTGTACCTGAGTGCATTGCCCCTGCGATCCCGTGCGACCAAGTAGTTTTGTCACCTGTTCACGAAAATGCTTTGTTTTGCGTCAAAAAtcacaaaaaaacgatttaCTTTCGCTAGTTTGATGTCCATGCTGAAGGATAGTTCGCTTTTCTGTGGTCCAAGATGGCGTAATTTGGTTTTAGGTCCCGGATAAACGTTCCACGCGGTCGTTGTCTCGTTGATATTGAAGAGCCGGCACGTCACATGCCCGCGTCACCCACATCTTTTATAGGGCTCTGGCGTCACCGTCACCAGTACATCTAAGTCAGGGCCTATGGACCTATGCATCTAAGTTGGCCTTTCTGGCTGCCGCAGTATGTAGACGTTCCTACTCATGCAATGGCACATCCGGGGTGGCAAATATAGCCCGTACATTATTTGTAATACTATAATGGGAAACAGAATCGCCTTCAACAGTTAATGTTCTTCCCATGCCGAGCAGAAAGGAAGTAATTGCACTCTTTGCTTCAGAATTAGCCTTTGGAATCGCGGAGGGGAACGTAGAGAACGTGTGCCAGTATGTGTCGAAGTATCCCGAATGGTCCAAAGTTGCGGCCGATCAGGTAAAATGTCGTCTGTCCggcaagaaatttttttcgattttctggcTTCTAGAGTGGATGGACGTTTCTTCATATCGCTGCGGCTTGTGGGAGAATCAAAATTGCTGAGTGTCTCATTACCCTAGGAGCTAACATTGACGTTCAAACAAGGGTTTGATCTGCTTTGAAATGCGATACCAAATTCAGCCTTTATCTCTTTAGCTCGGAGAAACGCCATTACATATCGCCATTCTAAATAGACAAACAGCTGCTGCAGACTTCTTTATTCAGAACGGAAGCGATATTCATAAAAAGACCAAGGTTGTAGAAAGATAAGATGTTGACGAGAGTggtaattattaaattgtagACGAACATTGGTGCTCTTGCCACTGCTTGTCAGAAAAATGCTGTGGCCATTGCCAAACGACTAGTTGAAAAAGGATTTGATATTGGTGATGAAAGAAGTGACGTAAAGTCTTATTTGAAAGATAGTTGTGCTCGTTTTGACTTGCTCTCGACTTTGTTTAGAATGGCACGACTGCTCTACACTGGGCAGTCTTATACGACCATATAGAAATGATTGACTATCTTATCTCTAATGGGGCAAACATGGAAGCAAAGAACAAGGTACTACTAGTATTATTTCATCTCACGCATTAAACGTT contains:
- the LOC136187733 gene encoding von Willebrand factor A domain-containing protein 7-like, whose product is MITSGYYVGQNIPKPLHTSLDGGGTGGKGKCSHGGLGDTTAFKQANGGINKDATNGLFSPHNYLHKQAAAVATDATVNLLRDLWMEVGDDDFLSFLGLDYGASLSFAIDTTGSMSDDIQQVYDAVGRIVDSRSVQPSEFVLAPFNDPGFGPVYQTADLDQFKSIVWSLISSVSGGGDAPEKAISGLILALQNSRPGSTVYLFTDASAKDYDRYSEALALILAKRIKVFFIVTSPSSRWRRRRKRDAVSQSSVYSKLAEVSGGQVLSEAKAQVGNILEITSTYTETSDVTLLAYESALPTNAAGYNVTAYVDNTIEHLTVSVSGENPTLTLIEPNGEIAVLNRSNFQLLNTAIEHGYQPSSEPG
- the LOC136187731 gene encoding uncharacterized protein, translating into MKFVLTLFFFFAWARAQHPGHGKPLGFHRPSSGHIDVYEEGTMPSPLEFWTKYASKGEPVLFRGAANRSLARHRWTDEYVREHFGDLEVKMEGKVEKGGDLPVSELGAGRMAIREFLNRYETDNVYVVSQLPEPMYGDVSVLPCLTCGAFRRRLLEVDLWFSSGGTKSLLHRDADNAINCLLAGRKDWILIDRKYTHLVPLATEPDGAFGAFALLDVDRVNLKKYPQLVGLPWRHANVTAGDCLYLPYSYLHQVRSYERNIAVSVLFARLEEFDEGGCERHGDDDYVPLDQLHVTWSYSGHGQMSMGNADPEHVRLALRTFLDENGVLSRDALHRGLVENKELTDDEAEDAVDEMFSLFGRDGGIVIDQEVIAGLNEADLKLIANLTTMDDQDEANTYEYEHVLFERESVKLFVEDMLSSPDDKVTSEAFVDKWVNDFGGSATMGFKLFSAIDLAAKGYITSYDLSEAGEKPYEAFRPKKVDKGNVEYHEEMKEVETVFGEKTNDVDTSAAVHEEL